One Pseudonocardia abyssalis DNA segment encodes these proteins:
- a CDS encoding L,D-transpeptidase, protein MRAHPQGARGAAIGAALAAIVSTVLVGVGFGVGAAEEAPVSVPAAQAAPVVPAPARPAPERAPLEEPAAAPATEAAPESAPESARRSAPEPAASTGAGTSAPAATREAPVSVPVRSAASAQFVPGTPCTVTARACVDLAGRTSWLIENGAVRRGPVPVMIGDEIDPTPQGTFQVEWKAEQWTSREYLTQMPYAVFFAEGGIAFHEGPQDTNSAGCVKLTHENAMAWFEYLQVGDEVQIR, encoded by the coding sequence GTGCGAGCACATCCTCAGGGTGCGCGTGGTGCCGCGATCGGGGCCGCGCTCGCGGCGATCGTGAGCACGGTGCTCGTCGGGGTGGGATTCGGGGTCGGCGCCGCCGAGGAGGCCCCGGTCTCCGTGCCCGCCGCGCAGGCCGCTCCCGTCGTCCCCGCCCCGGCCCGCCCGGCGCCGGAGCGGGCCCCGCTCGAGGAACCCGCCGCGGCCCCCGCGACCGAGGCCGCGCCGGAGTCCGCGCCGGAGTCCGCTCGGCGGTCCGCGCCGGAGCCCGCGGCGTCGACCGGGGCCGGGACGTCCGCCCCGGCGGCCACCCGGGAGGCACCCGTGTCGGTGCCGGTCCGCTCCGCCGCGTCCGCGCAGTTCGTCCCCGGTACCCCCTGCACGGTGACGGCGCGCGCCTGCGTCGACCTCGCCGGGCGCACGTCGTGGCTGATCGAGAACGGCGCGGTCCGCCGCGGCCCGGTCCCGGTGATGATCGGCGACGAGATCGACCCCACCCCGCAGGGCACGTTCCAGGTGGAGTGGAAGGCCGAGCAGTGGACGAGCCGGGAGTACCTCACGCAGATGCCGTACGCGGTGTTCTTCGCCGAGGGCGGCATCGCCTTCCACGAGGGCCCGCAGGACACCAACTCCGCGGGCTGCGTGAAGCTCACCCACGAGAACGCGATGGCATGGTTCGAGTACCTGCAGGTCGGCGACGAGGTGCAGATCCGTTAG
- a CDS encoding MFS transporter codes for MHSPGRTAVLLGLLFGLAGTSTSAVTVALPQLSAELGVTAATAAWIVSGYTVALAVATPLHGRLADMAGIRLPLTVGVAMMSAGAVGAALAPNFGVLMVARVLQGAGAASVAVLGTALISARWSGEQRGAALGRVAGVAGTLSALGPLLGGALESLGGWRWSVALPVVGLLAIPALWRGAPAGGSGEPVDKVGALLVAVAASGLVLLIQSPSAGIVAGSIGAVLLAAGAPAVAWWIRRRPDGFLPRSIVTNVTVLRSAFAAAAVPASWFALLLGVPLAAASWGWTPLATGLLLVPAALVGFVSPPIARRLLARLGGRRTIALACPTAVVALLIAALGGALESPWLLALAVVLVTIAFGVGQPAMISSVGAAVPGAQRGVALGIATLVFLTGASVGAALVGGLSSVIGVPAAFCLLIALPVLGIVALLIGGPDRVEPATAG; via the coding sequence ATGCATTCGCCCGGGCGCACCGCCGTCCTGCTCGGTCTGCTGTTCGGGCTCGCCGGCACCTCGACCTCCGCCGTGACGGTCGCCCTGCCGCAGCTCTCGGCGGAACTCGGTGTCACCGCAGCCACCGCGGCCTGGATCGTGAGCGGCTACACCGTCGCCCTCGCCGTCGCGACGCCGCTGCACGGGCGCCTCGCCGACATGGCCGGGATCCGGCTCCCGCTGACGGTCGGGGTCGCGATGATGAGCGCCGGAGCCGTGGGGGCGGCGCTCGCCCCGAACTTCGGGGTCCTCATGGTGGCCCGCGTCCTGCAGGGCGCGGGCGCGGCGTCGGTCGCGGTGCTCGGGACGGCGCTGATCAGTGCACGGTGGAGCGGCGAGCAGCGGGGGGCCGCGCTGGGCCGGGTGGCCGGGGTCGCCGGGACGCTCAGTGCACTCGGCCCGCTCCTGGGCGGGGCGCTGGAGTCGTTGGGCGGCTGGCGGTGGTCCGTCGCGCTGCCGGTGGTCGGGCTGCTGGCGATCCCGGCCCTGTGGCGCGGCGCCCCCGCGGGTGGCAGCGGCGAGCCCGTCGACAAGGTCGGGGCGCTGCTCGTCGCGGTGGCCGCGTCCGGGTTGGTGCTGCTCATCCAGTCGCCGTCGGCCGGGATCGTGGCCGGCTCGATCGGTGCGGTGCTGCTCGCGGCCGGGGCGCCCGCCGTCGCCTGGTGGATCCGCCGTCGACCGGACGGGTTCCTGCCCCGCTCGATCGTCACCAACGTGACGGTGCTGCGCAGCGCGTTCGCCGCGGCAGCGGTGCCCGCCAGCTGGTTCGCCCTGCTGCTCGGGGTGCCGCTCGCCGCCGCGTCCTGGGGCTGGACCCCCCTGGCCACGGGCCTGCTGCTGGTGCCCGCGGCCCTCGTCGGGTTCGTCTCGCCGCCGATCGCGCGCCGGTTGCTCGCCCGACTCGGCGGCCGGCGCACGATCGCGCTGGCCTGCCCGACCGCCGTGGTCGCGCTGCTGATCGCGGCGCTGGGAGGCGCGCTGGAGTCGCCGTGGCTGCTCGCGCTGGCGGTCGTGCTCGTGACGATCGCGTTCGGCGTCGGGCAGCCGGCGATGATCTCCTCGGTCGGCGCCGCCGTGCCCGGTGCGCAGCGCGGTGTCGCGCTCGGGATCGCCACGCTGGTGTTCCTGACGGGCGCCAGCGTCGGTGCGGCGCTGGTCGGGGGCCTGAGCAGCGTCATCGGCGTACCGGCGGCGTTCTGCCTGCTGATCGCGCTGCCCGTGCTCGGGATCGTCGCGCTGCTCATCGGAGGTCCGGATCGGGTGGAACCGGCCACGGCGGGTTAA
- a CDS encoding fatty acid desaturase family protein: MTIPNRAGSDFARLSRRISAAGLLDPAPAHYVGRALLLGSVAAATVTAFVLLGDSWWQLLVAGVAAVVYGQVALFAHDIAHRQVFRSRTASEWAGRVVGNLGIGMAYGWWMQKHTRHHADPNHIGRDPDVAPGSIAFTADQARETRGATRFLVRHQDALFFPVLTLAGLDLRRAGIAGLLRGRMPFRRTELALIAVHIGGYLAALFVLLPPGLAVAFFFVHQCLFGVYLGSIFAPNHKGMTMPTERMDFLRKQVLTSRNVRGGPLTDGLLHVAMGGLNHQIEHHLFPSMPTPRQRRARAVVREFCAEIGVPYHETTLIGSWAEMLGSLRTAAAPLR; this comes from the coding sequence ATGACGATCCCGAACCGCGCCGGAAGCGACTTCGCCCGCCTGTCCAGGCGGATCAGCGCCGCAGGCCTGCTCGACCCCGCCCCCGCCCACTACGTCGGCCGCGCGCTGCTCCTCGGGTCCGTGGCCGCCGCGACCGTCACGGCGTTCGTGCTGCTCGGCGACTCGTGGTGGCAGCTCCTCGTCGCCGGGGTGGCCGCGGTCGTCTACGGGCAGGTGGCGCTGTTCGCCCACGACATCGCCCACCGGCAGGTCTTCCGGTCGCGCACGGCGTCGGAGTGGGCCGGGCGCGTCGTCGGCAACCTCGGCATCGGCATGGCCTACGGCTGGTGGATGCAGAAGCACACCCGCCACCACGCCGACCCCAACCACATCGGCCGCGACCCCGACGTCGCGCCCGGGTCGATCGCGTTCACCGCGGACCAGGCCCGGGAGACGCGCGGGGCCACCCGGTTCCTCGTCCGCCACCAGGACGCGCTGTTCTTCCCGGTGCTGACGCTGGCCGGGCTCGACCTGCGCCGTGCCGGGATCGCCGGTCTGCTCCGCGGCCGCATGCCGTTCCGCCGCACCGAGCTCGCGCTGATCGCCGTCCACATCGGCGGCTACCTCGCGGCGCTGTTCGTGCTGCTGCCGCCGGGGCTCGCGGTGGCCTTCTTCTTCGTCCACCAGTGCCTGTTCGGCGTGTACCTCGGCTCGATCTTCGCCCCCAACCACAAGGGCATGACGATGCCGACCGAGCGGATGGACTTCCTCCGCAAGCAGGTCCTGACCTCGCGCAACGTCCGCGGTGGCCCGCTCACCGACGGCCTGCTGCACGTCGCGATGGGCGGGCTCAACCACCAGATCGAGCACCACCTGTTCCCGTCGATGCCGACGCCGCGCCAGCGTCGGGCCCGCGCCGTGGTCCGGGAGTTCTGCGCCGAGATCGGCGTGCCGTACCACGAGACGACGCTGATCGGGTCCTGGGCGGAGATGCTCGGGTCCCTGCGGACGGCCGCGGCGCCGCTGCGCTGA
- a CDS encoding BlaI/MecI/CopY family transcriptional regulator, whose amino-acid sequence MPSLGELERAVMETLWAAAAPLTARDVQDALAARDLATTTVLTVLGRLERKGLVTREREGRAHRYRAVASREDHVAELMRDALDAAPDRGAVLARFLGSIPEDERAALRDLLD is encoded by the coding sequence GTGCCAAGCTTGGGTGAGCTCGAACGCGCTGTGATGGAGACGCTCTGGGCGGCCGCCGCGCCGCTCACCGCGCGGGACGTCCAGGACGCGCTCGCCGCCCGGGACCTGGCCACCACCACCGTTCTCACCGTGCTCGGGCGCCTGGAGCGCAAGGGCCTCGTCACCCGCGAGCGCGAGGGCCGGGCGCACCGCTACCGGGCCGTCGCGAGCCGCGAGGACCACGTCGCCGAGCTCATGCGCGACGCCCTCGACGCGGCCCCCGACCGCGGCGCCGTGCTGGCCCGGTTCCTCGGCTCCATCCCCGAGGACGAGCGCGCCGCCCTGCGCGACCTGCTCGACTGA
- a CDS encoding enoyl-CoA hydratase, with the protein MINVSTTDAVGLLELDRPDRRNALDVAQCHRIVEAVGGLLDGGARAIVVTGSGSSFCSGADFGEVYTDGFRDALHAALKAVIEAPVPVVAAVNGPAIGAGTQLAIACDLRIATPDAVFGVPTARIGLAVDPWTVRRLARLGGGGTARAILLACDRIGADLAHARGLVDRLGDRAAALAWAAELATLAPLTLRYNKLALDRADLADDDPALLSAFEACWTSADRREGQQARLEKRNPIFHGR; encoded by the coding sequence GTGATCAACGTGTCGACCACGGACGCCGTGGGCCTGCTGGAGCTGGACCGTCCCGACCGTCGCAACGCCCTCGACGTCGCCCAGTGCCACCGGATCGTCGAGGCCGTCGGCGGGCTGCTCGACGGCGGAGCGCGCGCGATCGTCGTCACCGGCTCGGGCAGCAGCTTCTGTTCGGGCGCCGACTTCGGCGAGGTCTACACCGACGGCTTCCGCGACGCCCTGCACGCGGCGCTGAAGGCCGTCATCGAGGCTCCGGTGCCGGTCGTCGCCGCCGTCAACGGACCCGCGATCGGTGCGGGCACCCAGCTCGCGATCGCCTGCGACCTGCGGATCGCCACCCCGGACGCCGTGTTCGGGGTGCCGACGGCGCGGATCGGGCTCGCTGTCGACCCGTGGACGGTGCGCCGCCTCGCCCGGCTCGGCGGCGGGGGCACCGCGCGGGCGATCCTGCTCGCCTGCGACCGGATCGGGGCCGACCTCGCCCACGCGCGCGGTCTCGTCGACCGGCTGGGGGACCGGGCGGCCGCGCTCGCCTGGGCCGCGGAGCTCGCGACACTCGCCCCGCTCACCCTGCGCTACAACAAGCTGGCGCTGGATCGGGCCGATCTCGCCGACGACGACCCGGCCCTGCTCTCGGCGTTCGAGGCCTGCTGGACCAGCGCCGACCGGCGCGAGGGGCAGCAGGCCCGGCTGGAGAAGCGGAACCCGATCTTCCACGGAAGGTGA
- a CDS encoding M56 family metallopeptidase — translation MELTALGLLLLGVLLAEPASRSLARAHWPARDPVGALLVWQAVGLAGGLSLLGAGVVYGLAPLGPTLPSALRAIDASAPSRLGVTHVAALVLAALLALRLVGVLVAITVRTQRARRRHRDLLDVLGTPWPAAPGARVLDHPIPVAYCLPGLRSRLVLSVGVLDTLEPAGVRAVLAHERAHLRERHDLVVLPFVAWGATAPFVQGMVCAQVAVAALIEMRADDVAASGSRSVELVGALRTMGGAAPAAALSSFTTALDRRLARITEPPPPLPLALWGLVRIAALALVAVPTALLLLS, via the coding sequence ATGGAGCTGACCGCGCTCGGGCTGCTGCTCCTGGGCGTCCTGCTGGCCGAACCGGCCAGCAGGTCACTCGCGCGGGCGCACTGGCCGGCCCGCGACCCCGTCGGCGCACTGCTGGTCTGGCAGGCGGTCGGCCTGGCCGGTGGCCTGTCGCTGCTCGGTGCGGGCGTCGTCTACGGGCTGGCGCCGCTGGGCCCCACCCTGCCCTCCGCGCTCCGGGCGATCGACGCCTCGGCGCCGTCGCGGCTCGGCGTCACCCACGTCGCCGCCCTCGTCCTCGCCGCACTGCTCGCCCTGCGCCTGGTCGGGGTGCTCGTGGCGATCACCGTCCGCACCCAGCGGGCCCGGCGCCGCCACCGCGACCTGCTCGACGTACTCGGCACCCCGTGGCCCGCGGCCCCCGGCGCCCGCGTACTCGACCATCCGATCCCCGTCGCGTACTGCCTGCCCGGGCTGCGCTCGCGGCTCGTGCTCTCCGTCGGCGTCCTCGACACGCTCGAGCCGGCCGGGGTCCGTGCGGTCCTCGCCCATGAGCGTGCCCACCTGCGCGAACGCCACGACCTCGTCGTGCTGCCGTTCGTCGCGTGGGGCGCGACCGCCCCGTTCGTGCAGGGGATGGTGTGCGCGCAGGTGGCGGTGGCGGCACTGATCGAGATGCGGGCCGACGACGTCGCGGCGTCGGGGTCGCGCTCCGTGGAGCTGGTCGGGGCACTGCGCACGATGGGTGGGGCGGCCCCGGCCGCGGCGCTGAGCTCGTTCACCACCGCGCTCGACCGCAGGCTCGCCCGCATCACCGAACCGCCCCCACCCCTGCCGCTGGCCCTGTGGGGCCTGGTGCGGATCGCCGCGCTGGCGCTCGTCGCGGTGCCGACGGCGCTGCTGCTGCTCAGTTGA